One Trueperaceae bacterium DNA window includes the following coding sequences:
- a CDS encoding ribokinase, with product MTGVENTQGNTVTKEGHVAVVGSYLVALVMEVERLPNTGETVHGSGYFQTHGGKGSNMSVQAARLGAHTGFVGRVGDDANGTTFRTLLKKEGIDDRYLKYHQDSATGVGFIMVAPDGQNIISIDSGPNAALSNSDIDEAASSWTNKTVVLTQLEIPLQTALYAMRAGFQRNLTTILNPAPACNLLDQDLSSVSVITPNETEARVCLGLTDDGPVDEDELGKKLLDLGCGAAILTLGERGSLCVTRDDITLVPAFEIPEVVDTTGAGDAFNASLAVALSRGQHLADAARFANAAAALSCTKLDTLPSYHDSSQVTKILQQT from the coding sequence ATGACAGGAGTGGAAAACACACAAGGAAACACTGTAACTAAAGAGGGCCACGTAGCTGTAGTGGGAAGCTATTTGGTAGCACTAGTGATGGAAGTAGAACGGCTACCAAATACGGGAGAGACTGTACACGGTAGTGGTTACTTTCAAACCCATGGAGGCAAAGGATCAAATATGTCAGTTCAAGCGGCACGCCTTGGAGCGCATACGGGATTCGTGGGCCGCGTGGGAGATGATGCTAACGGTACTACCTTCCGGACTTTGCTGAAAAAAGAAGGTATTGACGATAGGTACCTAAAGTACCACCAGGATTCAGCCACTGGAGTTGGCTTCATTATGGTTGCACCCGATGGTCAGAATATAATCAGTATAGACAGCGGGCCAAATGCCGCCTTATCTAATTCCGATATTGATGAAGCCGCAAGTTCATGGACAAACAAAACGGTTGTGTTGACGCAACTCGAGATACCCCTACAAACAGCGCTATACGCTATGCGAGCCGGTTTTCAACGGAATCTGACCACTATTCTCAATCCGGCGCCAGCTTGTAATCTGCTCGATCAAGACCTCTCTAGCGTGAGCGTAATTACTCCCAACGAGACCGAAGCCCGAGTGTGCCTAGGTTTAACAGATGACGGACCCGTTGATGAAGACGAATTAGGCAAAAAACTTCTGGACCTCGGTTGTGGGGCAGCGATATTGACATTAGGTGAACGGGGAAGTTTATGCGTTACTCGTGATGATATTACTCTTGTACCAGCTTTTGAGATTCCCGAGGTAGTAGACACAACTGGGGCTGGTGACGCCTTTAATGCTTCACTAGCAGTTGCTCTCTCAAGAGGACAACACTTGGCTGATGCTGCTCGCTTCGCTAATGCTGCAGCTGCGTTGTCCTGTACCAAACTAGATACGTTACCGTCCTATCACGATAGTTCTCAGGTAACCAAAATATTGCAACAAACATAA